From one bacterium BMS3Abin11 genomic stretch:
- a CDS encoding muropeptide transporter has product MTKDTLHNWKASFQIYKEPKVLAMLFLGFSAGLPILLVFGTLSAWLNSEGINKTTIGFVSWVALAYGLKFIWSPLVDRLPLPLLTNILGQRRSWMLLAQTGVIAGLLALSMYDPKTNLTTIVVFAVLTAFSSATQDITIDAWRIEAIDEEYQGAMAGTYQLGYRIGMILAGSMAFVIADFYSWSVAYQSMALFMIVGIISTFIISEPDHTLRDHEWETEERVISLLERKQHLPEKIRNLQAWFVGAVICPFADFFARNGWNAILILSFIAVFRMSDITLGVMAFPFYQDMGYSGTQIGLVSGLVGKFITISGALIGGILVVRYGVMRMLMAGAIIVIATNLLYAWLAGQQPLIIWLILVVGADNLAGGFAGTVFIAYLSSLTNRAYTATQYALFSSIMLLLPKFIGGFSGVVVDTTSYPYFFLYAASLGIPSIILILILMKQENKK; this is encoded by the coding sequence ATGACAAAAGACACCTTGCACAACTGGAAAGCATCCTTTCAGATTTATAAAGAACCGAAAGTACTGGCCATGTTATTTCTGGGTTTTTCTGCAGGCCTGCCAATTCTGCTAGTTTTCGGGACGCTGTCAGCCTGGCTAAATAGTGAAGGCATCAATAAAACCACTATCGGCTTTGTCAGTTGGGTCGCCCTGGCCTACGGCCTGAAATTTATCTGGTCGCCTCTGGTTGACCGACTGCCATTACCGCTATTAACAAATATACTCGGGCAGCGTCGCAGCTGGATGCTGCTGGCCCAAACTGGCGTCATCGCCGGGCTGCTTGCTCTTTCCATGTATGACCCTAAAACCAACCTGACGACCATTGTAGTCTTTGCCGTACTGACGGCTTTTTCATCTGCCACGCAGGACATCACCATTGATGCCTGGCGCATCGAGGCAATTGATGAAGAATATCAGGGTGCGATGGCTGGAACTTATCAGCTCGGCTATCGCATCGGCATGATACTGGCCGGCAGCATGGCCTTTGTCATCGCTGATTTTTATTCCTGGTCCGTTGCCTATCAGTCTATGGCACTGTTCATGATCGTTGGCATCATCAGCACTTTCATTATTTCTGAACCCGATCACACGCTTAGAGACCATGAATGGGAAACTGAAGAACGCGTGATTTCATTGCTGGAGCGAAAACAACATCTTCCTGAGAAGATAAGAAACCTGCAGGCGTGGTTTGTCGGTGCCGTTATCTGCCCCTTTGCCGATTTCTTCGCCCGCAATGGCTGGAACGCCATATTGATTTTGTCATTCATCGCTGTATTCAGAATGAGTGATATTACACTGGGTGTGATGGCCTTCCCTTTCTATCAGGATATGGGTTATAGCGGCACTCAGATAGGGCTGGTCAGTGGGCTGGTGGGTAAATTCATCACCATATCAGGTGCCCTGATTGGTGGTATCCTGGTGGTTCGATATGGCGTAATGCGTATGCTAATGGCAGGTGCCATTATTGTTATTGCAACCAATCTATTATACGCATGGCTGGCAGGCCAGCAGCCCCTGATAATCTGGCTGATTCTTGTTGTCGGTGCAGACAATCTTGCAGGGGGTTTTGCCGGAACGGTATTTATTGCTTATCTATCCAGCCTGACTAATCGCGCCTATACGGCAACACAATACGCCCTGTTCAGTTCAATTATGCTATTACTTCCCAAGTTTATCGGTGGCTTTTCCGGTGTGGTCGTTGATACCACCAGTTATCCTTACTTTTTTCTCTATGCCGCATCGCTCGGCATTCCATCGATAATACTGATACTGATTCTGATGAAACAGGAAAACAAAAAGTAA
- the metX gene encoding homoserine O-acetyltransferase — MPEVQAQDTVGLVKSSTLLFDKPLALACGETLNAYRLVYETYGELNSTRDNAILVCHALSGTHHLAGYYSEDDPKPGWWENLVGPGKVIDTNRFFVVGVNNLGGCHGSTGPTATNPNTDKPYGPDFPMVTVADWVESQNRLTQKLGIEQWAAIIGGSLGGMQVLQWSIDYPDRLRHAIVIAASPKLTAQNIAFNEVARQAIRTDPDFHDGHYYEHDTIPEKGLRIARMLGHLTYLSDDIMAEKFGRDLRQNAINFDYGIEFQVESYLRHQADRFVGTFDANTYLLMTKALDYFDPAAEADSDLSAVLAKACADFFVVSFTGDWRFSPQRSHEIVKALHDNDLNVSYAEIESHHGHDAFLLALPQYLSVFGAYMDRIASECTK; from the coding sequence ATGCCTGAAGTGCAAGCTCAGGACACTGTTGGTCTTGTAAAATCATCGACCCTTCTTTTTGACAAGCCGTTGGCGCTAGCCTGCGGCGAGACACTCAATGCCTATAGGCTAGTCTATGAAACCTATGGTGAATTAAATTCTACACGTGATAACGCTATCCTGGTTTGCCATGCTCTGAGTGGCACCCATCACCTGGCGGGTTATTATAGCGAAGATGACCCAAAACCTGGCTGGTGGGAAAACCTTGTCGGTCCTGGTAAAGTAATTGACACGAATCGCTTCTTTGTCGTCGGTGTCAACAATCTTGGGGGCTGTCATGGTTCAACCGGACCAACCGCCACCAACCCCAATACCGACAAGCCATATGGCCCCGACTTCCCCATGGTCACAGTGGCCGACTGGGTTGAATCTCAAAACAGACTGACACAGAAACTCGGCATAGAACAATGGGCAGCCATAATCGGCGGCAGTCTGGGTGGCATGCAGGTACTGCAGTGGTCTATCGATTATCCTGATCGACTTCGCCACGCTATCGTGATTGCTGCCTCGCCAAAACTAACTGCACAAAATATCGCCTTTAACGAAGTAGCACGCCAGGCGATACGTACCGACCCTGATTTCCATGATGGCCACTATTACGAACATGATACCATCCCGGAAAAAGGGTTACGGATTGCCCGTATGCTCGGTCATCTGACTTACCTGTCAGATGACATCATGGCAGAAAAATTTGGCCGTGACCTACGACAGAATGCAATTAATTTCGACTATGGGATCGAATTCCAGGTTGAAAGTTATTTGCGCCACCAGGCTGACCGTTTTGTCGGTACTTTCGATGCCAATACCTACTTACTAATGACAAAAGCACTGGACTACTTTGACCCTGCAGCAGAAGCTGATAGTGATCTGTCGGCAGTACTAGCGAAGGCCTGTGCGGATTTTTTCGTTGTTTCTTTTACCGGTGACTGGCGATTTTCACCACAGCGCTCCCACGAAATCGTCAAGGCCCTGCATGATAATGACCTGAATGTTTCCTACGCAGAAATAGAGTCCCATCATGGCCACGATGCATTCCTGCTGGCACTGCCGCAATATCTGTCAGTTTTTGGTGCTTACATGGATCGCATAGCCAGCGAGTGTACAAAATGA
- the dus gene encoding putative tRNA-dihydrouridine synthase, whose translation MMGYTDRHARFLYRLISPNVLLYTEMLTARALLYGDHHHMLKFNQQEHPIVLQLGGSEAGEMAKAATLAVRAGFDEVNINVGCPSGRVQSGAFGACLMKEPDTVALCVRSMKKSTDLPVTVKIRTGVDEYDSYQLLKQFIVTVAEAGCHTFVVHARKAWLKRFSPKQNREIPPLQYERVYRLKKDFPLLEIIINGGIRNINEVKNHLGYVDGVMLGREVIRNPWILVELEQLVSEKSVSCNRQLIVHRYTDYIKCQLEAGQPLHLLLRPLYGLSSGLPGARKWRQGLNRLTQEKTNIKQGLQAMTEIITVPNK comes from the coding sequence ATGATGGGTTATACAGACCGACATGCCAGGTTCCTGTATCGCCTCATTTCTCCCAATGTTTTGTTATACACAGAAATGCTGACAGCCAGGGCACTTCTATATGGAGATCACCATCACATGTTGAAATTTAACCAGCAAGAACATCCGATAGTGCTGCAGCTGGGGGGGTCTGAGGCTGGTGAAATGGCTAAAGCGGCAACACTCGCTGTACGAGCTGGTTTTGACGAAGTAAATATCAATGTAGGATGCCCAAGCGGCAGGGTCCAGTCAGGTGCATTTGGTGCCTGTTTGATGAAAGAACCTGACACTGTAGCTTTGTGTGTTAGAAGCATGAAAAAAAGCACTGACCTGCCTGTTACAGTAAAGATTCGTACTGGTGTTGACGAGTACGACAGTTATCAGCTTCTTAAACAATTTATTGTAACTGTGGCTGAAGCTGGATGCCACACTTTTGTCGTGCATGCCCGAAAAGCATGGTTAAAGAGATTTTCACCTAAACAAAATAGAGAAATACCACCCTTACAGTACGAGCGGGTTTATCGGTTAAAGAAGGATTTCCCTTTGCTGGAAATAATCATCAACGGCGGCATCCGGAATATCAATGAGGTAAAGAACCATCTTGGGTATGTCGATGGTGTAATGCTTGGACGTGAGGTGATAAGAAACCCGTGGATTCTGGTTGAGCTTGAGCAACTGGTATCAGAAAAGAGTGTTAGCTGTAACCGCCAGTTGATAGTCCATCGATATACGGATTATATTAAATGTCAGCTTGAGGCAGGGCAGCCATTACACTTACTTTTGCGACCACTTTATGGCCTGTCATCTGGATTGCCAGGGGCAAGAAAATGGCGACAGGGATTAAACAGGCTTACTCAGGAAAAAACGAATATAAAGCAAGGATTGCAGGCAATGACTGAAATAATTACCGTGCCCAATAAATAA